The genomic region TCTCACCCTTGGCCTTAATGTCAAAGAGCTCGACGGAAATTGCCCCTACATCGAGACCGTTATCATCACCAAGATCTCCAAAATTATCTTCCCCGAAGCGTCCAATGTTTCCAGTGCTTCCCATCGTGGGAACTTGGATGCTCACATCCGGCATTTGGATATTCTGGACGCTTTTGACTTGGAGACGCTGTTTCGGCCGAGCAGATTTCGCCTGCTTCTCCTGCATTCGGACCTTATACTCCAACTTTACCCGTTCAATCTTCTCCAGAGGAGGAGGCTCTTCAAAGGTGGGATTCGAAGGACGAATCGCTTCATACAGGGTCATCCCTCCAAATACAGCAAGGACGACAACGTGCAGCAGCAGAATCGCTATAATAATGCTCCAAAGGATTTTATTCGGGGGGGATTTACGAGGATGATACATAGCTGATGATTGTCAGCGCCTCCGCGGGGCCGCAGAGGGGAATAAATAATCAACGGTTAGGTGCTCATGGTGAAGGAAACCAGCTCAACACCTGCCTCCTTGAGAGCATTCAACACATCGATGGATCTTTGATGAGGCGAATCCGGATCAGCATCAATAGTAACGACTGTTTTAATTCCTGCGCGATCCGACGATGCCTTTAACCTAGCGAGAGTGTCTCGCAAACCTGGAAGCTCGCGTGAGTTCACCCCCCCCATCGGTTGGCGGTTCAAAAGTACCTGCCCGTTTGGCATGATCTCCACGAGGTGCTCACTCGGAAGTTCCAAATTCTTGGCGGGGGGTGCTTCCGCGGGAAGGGTAATCCCCAAGTCGGCCTCCTGCTGGATGGGCAGGAACATGAAATAGATCAACAAGAGAAAGACCACGTCGATCATCGACGTGATTTCGAACTTTTCTTCCGATTCGAGAATTTTGTTTCGCTTCATCACCTACTCCTGGTTGGTCGCGAAGATCAGGTCATAAAGACCCGCGTTAGCGGTCGCCTGCATGACGTCCTGAACATAGCGGTGAGGAGTCCGGGCATCCGCTCGCAGATATACGCGAGTATCCGGACTATTTTCGAGCGAGACCCGTATCGCATCGGCCAACTCATCCGGAGCCAACTGCCGAGCGCCAAAGAAGATATTTCCCGAAGCATCGATCGAGATGGTCTGTCGGACTCCTCGTTCTTCGGGAACCTGTGCCTCGACCGCGATCGGTACCTCTATCTTGATGTTCTCTTCGGTGATCTCGCTCGTGATGGTCATGAAGAAGGCAATCAGGAGGAAGACCACGTCAATCATCGGCGTGAGCTCAAATCCTTCGTCGTCTCCGCTGGGTGTCCAAGTATTCAATCGAGCCTCCAGGTATTCGGGGTTAAACTACCTTCGCGGCGAGGATTAACCTTGGCTCTTTCTCAGAGCGGCTACGAACTCGTGATGAAAGTCCCCAATGATCCGGCTGACACTCGCCGTAATCTTCCCATACTTGTTCTTAAAATAGAAGAAGAAGAACATTGCAGGAATCCCGACGATCATCCCGGTTGCCGTCGTAATCAGGGCCTCAGAAATATTGTTCGCCAGGGCCTGTGGCTGACCTACCCCTTGAGCGGCAATCGCGTTAAAGGCTTTCACCATACCGCTAACCGTACCGAGCAGCCCGACCATAGGAGAGAGGCTTGCCACCACCGAAAGGTAGTTGATGTAGACAAACGGACCAGAAAGCTCTTCCACAGAAGCTTCTTCCATCGCCTTTTCCATGGCTTCCGCATCGACAAAATCTTCGGTCACACGCTCCAAGCCTGCATCACAAATATTGGTCAACGGTGAGGGATTTTCCGCGCAGATTTGACGGGCTTCATCGATCTGGAATGCCTTCGTTTTTTCGGAAACTTGCTCCACAACGTCAATGTTCAGCAACTTCTTCGGGCGAATCGCGATAAAGTTATAAACGATCAGCCCAAGACCAGCGATGGAAAGAGCACCGAGCGGGTACATTGCCCACCCCCCCACTTTGACCATGTCAATCAGGCTGCGACCGGTATCCGCAACTTCCACGCCGTCATCGGCGGATTCTTCTATGATAACCTCTCCAGTATCTTCCTGACCATAGGTCGCTCCCGAAAAAAGAGCGCTGGCCATCATAGCAGCGAGAAGGGTAAAGATAAACTTAGCTTTAGGGTTTGTCATGGGTGCGGTGATTACAATTTTTTAAAAACTTATAGGTTGTGAAGAATAGGCTCAAGAGGGATTTCGAAGAAAGTCAGCTGTTATCTTCCTCCAAGCGATCTACCCAGATCGAATCGGGATAGAAGAAACGGAGCTGGTCACGAATCTCGCTCGCGGCCCCGAGAAAATCCTGGGCTTCATAAAGATTCGCAGTTCGAAAAAGCAATTCGGGGGTCCAGGGATCATTCGTCGTGGAATAGACAAGGCCTTTGGCCAAAGCCGAGAGAGCTTGCTGTTCATTCCCCTGACTTTCGAGCAGTGCCCCCCGCACTAATTCCCTGAGAGAGAAATAGCGACTGTCGGCGTCCAGATCGTCAAATTGCCCCAGAATCCCGTCGACCATGAAAGCCCGATCTTCTTGGAGGTGAATGTAGGCCTCCCAGAGAAATGCTTCCGGAGTCTCTGACGCCGAAGAGGCCAACTGAACGTCCTTATAGAGATTCCGGGCTTTCTCCCACTCGCCCCGAAGCCGAAACTCGTTGGCCAAGTTGAGATAAACCAACGCAAAATCCATCTGCCCCGGCCCAATCGGGAACTGCTTCACCATATCGTAAGCCTTATCGATCTCACCGATTTCGACTAATTGAGAAGCCACTTCGACCGCCTGCGGACGAAAATATCCCGTAAGCCGGTCGCGCGGAAATGTCCTCAAAATGGCGGCGGCCTCATCAATATTTCCGGAGGCGATCAACTCATCCAGAAGTCGAGTCACTAACGGGTGAATACGAACGGTCTGCGGATTGATGGGAACATACTTCAGAAGTGGATAGACCTCCTCACGAATCAGCTCCAGGGCCTGGTCATTTTCACCCTCTTCGACCAGCTTCGCATATTTCTCGGAGTCCAACTTCGGACGATACCCGACAGCGAAGGTAAGCTGGTCTTCCGGAATAGTAATCGGACTCTCAAGGTTCGGATACCGCATAACCAAACCGCCGACGGTGAAATCGACCAAAA from Puniceicoccus vermicola harbors:
- a CDS encoding ExbD/TolR family protein, translated to MKRNKILESEEKFEITSMIDVVFLLLIYFMFLPIQQEADLGITLPAEAPPAKNLELPSEHLVEIMPNGQVLLNRQPMGGVNSRELPGLRDTLARLKASSDRAGIKTVVTIDADPDSPHQRSIDVLNALKEAGVELVSFTMST
- a CDS encoding ExbD/TolR family protein; the encoded protein is MNTWTPSGDDEGFELTPMIDVVFLLIAFFMTITSEITEENIKIEVPIAVEAQVPEERGVRQTISIDASGNIFFGARQLAPDELADAIRVSLENSPDTRVYLRADARTPHRYVQDVMQATANAGLYDLIFATNQE
- a CDS encoding MotA/TolQ/ExbB proton channel family protein, whose product is MTNPKAKFIFTLLAAMMASALFSGATYGQEDTGEVIIEESADDGVEVADTGRSLIDMVKVGGWAMYPLGALSIAGLGLIVYNFIAIRPKKLLNIDVVEQVSEKTKAFQIDEARQICAENPSPLTNICDAGLERVTEDFVDAEAMEKAMEEASVEELSGPFVYINYLSVVASLSPMVGLLGTVSGMVKAFNAIAAQGVGQPQALANNISEALITTATGMIVGIPAMFFFFYFKNKYGKITASVSRIIGDFHHEFVAALRKSQG
- a CDS encoding tetratricopeptide repeat protein, with protein sequence MRTVSKRLIFAGLLAGSLVAPLQSQDAPTDTKPETAAKSETEAKKSVVSEGFDDAMKRYGANPVDATQINGPNQYSPIILVDFTVGGLVMRYPNLESPITIPEDQLTFAVGYRPKLDSEKYAKLVEEGENDQALELIREEVYPLLKYVPINPQTVRIHPLVTRLLDELIASGNIDEAAAILRTFPRDRLTGYFRPQAVEVASQLVEIGEIDKAYDMVKQFPIGPGQMDFALVYLNLANEFRLRGEWEKARNLYKDVQLASSASETPEAFLWEAYIHLQEDRAFMVDGILGQFDDLDADSRYFSLRELVRGALLESQGNEQQALSALAKGLVYSTTNDPWTPELLFRTANLYEAQDFLGAASEIRDQLRFFYPDSIWVDRLEEDNS